ATTATTTCCTCCACTTTTTTATTTTAACGGATCATATCCTCCCTTATGAAAAGGATGGCATTTTAATATTCTTTTGATTGCCAGATAACTCCCTTTTACTGCTCCATATTTTATTATTGCCTGTCTTGAATATTCTGAACATGTTGGGTAAAATCTGCATCTTCTTCCCAAATATGGTGAAATGCCCTTTTG
This is a stretch of genomic DNA from Leptotrichia hofstadii. It encodes these proteins:
- the yidD gene encoding membrane protein insertion efficiency factor YidD gives rise to the protein MKKILLFLIKIYQKGISPYLGRRCRFYPTCSEYSRQAIIKYGAVKGSYLAIKRILKCHPFHKGGYDPLK